The nucleotide sequence tcttctttactagtaacACTGGAGCTCCCCATGGTGATACACTCGGACGAATAAACTTCTTCCCCAGCAATTCATTCAACTGCTTCTTTAACTCTGCTAGTTCCAACGGTGACATCCGATACGGTGCTATAGAAATTGGTCCGGCTCCAGGAACCAGATCAATACTAAACTCTATCTCTCTCTGAGGTAGAAACTCAGGTATATCATCCGAAAAAACATCAGGAAACTCCTTCACCACTCGGATTTGCTCCAAGTCTTGTTCATTAGTTTCTGAGCTAGCCGATAGTAGAACGTAACCCTCTAACCCactattactagaaataactcttAGGGAATTCAAATAGAAAGTACAAGACTCAACTGGTTCAGTGTGCATTTCTGATGATGGAAATGTAGCAATTCGTTTAaaacaatcaaggaaaacatgatgctTGGACAACCAATCTAGACCTAAGATAATATCTAAACCACACAAAGGCAAACAAACCAGGTCATGTATAAAAGTCCTAGCCTCAATAACAAAAGGCACCTGTTGACATACTTGACTAGTCAAGGCATTTTGAGATGTGGGTGTACGAACAATTAGATTATAATCTAACATGGTGAAATCTAATCCCAACTCATGCGCAACAGTCTCAGAAATAAATGAATGTGATGCACCagagtcatacagtacagttaagaGTCGAGatttgacataacactgaccttgaatTAGGGAGTCTGATTTCATTGCGTTATCAGCAGTCATAGCAAACACACGTCCTTGCTGTCGCGGCCTATCTATTCCTTGTACTGGCTTCTTCGGACAGTCCTTAGCCATATGTCCAGGCTGACCACAAGAAAAACAGATAACACTTGTAAGCTGACAAGGTCTACCTCCATGCTCCTTTCTGCACTGCCTACATACTGGTCGCATCTGCGCCTGCTGAGGTCGCTTACCCATATCCTGTCTCATTCTTCCTCCATTTCCTCCTATAGGACGTGCATGAACATTTCTATTCTGATTGTACCTTCGTGAAGGCATTGCTCCCTGCTTAAAATTCCTTCCCTGAGGAGCTGTATACCGATTATAATTCTGAAAAGAAGATCCTGGGCAATTCATCCGAGCTGCAGCTATCTTCTTAGCACAGTCCTCTACAAGCTGACTCTTATTAACCAACTCCGCAAAATTCCGTATTTCCAATGGAACCACTGAGTTCAACAAATCTTCACGGagtccctgatgagcggataatttgtacgctttttggcattgtttttagtatgtttttagtaggatctagttacttttagggatgttttcattagtttttatgttaaattcacatttctggactttactatgagtttgtgtgtttttctgtgatttcaggtattttctggctgaaattgagggacttgagcaaaaatcagattcagaggttgaagaaggactgctgatgctgttggattctgacctccctgcactcaaagtggatttctggagctacagaactcaaaatggcgcgcttccaattgcgttggaaagtagacatccagggctttccatcaatgtataataatccatactttggccgagtttagacgacgtaaaagggcgttgaacaccagttctacgctgctgtctggagttaaacgccagaaacaagtcacaaaccagagttgaacgccagaaatacgttacaacctggcgttcaactccagaaagagcctctacacgtgtaacattcaagctcagccgaagcacacaccaagtgggccccggaagtggatttatgcatcaattacttacttctgtagaccctagtagctagtttattataaataggactttttactattgtattagacatctttggaatctttgaacatcttttgatctattgatcacgtttgggggctggccagtcggccatgcctggaccttcttcacttatgtattttcaacggtagagtttctacactccatagattaaggtgtggagctctgctgttcctcaaagattaatgcaaagtactactatttttctattcaattcaacttgttccgcttctaagatattcattcgcacttcaacctgaaggtgatgaacgtgacaatcatcatcattccttatgaacgcgtgcctgacaaccacttccgttctaccttagattgaatgagtatctcttagatctcttaatcagaatcttcgtggtgtaagtgatgagcggatattttatacgctttttgggtttaatttcatatagtttttagtatgttttagtgagtttttagtttttttccattagtttttaggaaaaattcatatttctggactttactatgagttgtgtgtttttctgtaatttcaggtatttttctggctgaaattgagggagttgagcaaaaatcagattcaggctgaaaaaggactgctgatgctgttggattctgacctccctgcactcaaagtggattttctggagctatagaactcaaaatggcgcgcttccaattgcgttggaaagtagacatccagggctttccagcaatatataatagtccatactttgctcaaggatagacgacgtaaactggcgtttaacgccagttctctgcccaattctggcgtccagcgccagaaaaggattaaaagttggagttcaacaccagaaatggatccaaacctggcgttgaacgcccaaaacagtcttatgcacgtgaattgtttaagtctcagccacagcacacaccaagtgggccccagaagtggatctctgcaccatctgtcatagtctactcactttttgtaaacctaggctactagtttagtatttaaacaacttttagagacttattttgtatctcatgacattttagatctaaattttgtactctttgacggcatgagtctctaaactccattgttgggggtgaggagctctNNNNNNNNNNNNNNNNNNNNNNNNNNNNNNNNNNNNNNNNNNNNNNNNNNNNNNNNNNNNNNNNNNNNNNNNNNNNNNNNNNNNNNNNNNNNNNNNNNNNNNNNNNNNNNNNNNNNNNNNNNNNNNNNNNNNNNNNNNNNNNNNNNNNNNNNNNNNNNNNNNNNNNNNNNNNNNNNNNNNNNNNNNNNNNNNNNNNNNNNNNNNNNNNNNNNNNNNNNNNNNNNNNNNNNNNNNNNNNNNNNNNNNNNNNNNNNNNNNNNNNNNNNNNNNNNNNNNNNNNNNNNNNNNNNNNNNNNNNNNNNNNNNNNNNNNNNNNNNNNNNNNNNNNNNNNNNNNNNNNNNNNNNNNNNNNNNNNNNNNNNNNNNNNNNNNNNNNNNNNNNNNNNNNNNNNNNNNNNNNNNNNNNNNNNNNNNNNNNNNNNNNNNNNNNNNNNNNNNNNNNNNNNNNNNNNNNNNNNNNNNNNNNNNNNNNNNNNNNNNNNNNNNNNNNNNNNNNNNNNNNNNNNNNNNNNNNNNNNNNNNNNNNNNNNNNNNNNNNNNNNNNNNNNNNNNNNNNNNNNNNNNNNNNNNNNNNNNNNNNNNNNNNNNNNNNNNNNNNNNNNNNNNNNNNNNNNNNNNNNNNNNNNNNNNNNNNNNNNNNNNNNNNNgaacgtgtgtctgacaatcacctccgttctacatcagattgaatgaatatgtcttagattccttaatcagaatctccgtggtataagctagattgatggcggcattcatgagaatccggaaagtctaaaccttgtctgtggtattccgagtgagtaggattgattgaatgactgtgacgagcttcaaactcgcgagtgctggggatgtaaaaggagggtgaatcctattctagcatgatcgggaacctcagatgattagccgtgctgtgacagagcatttggaccattttcacaagaggaggggatgtaaccattgacaacggtgatgccccaacacacagcttgccatagaaggacgtgcgtgtgtgaatcagaggacagaggaaaacagagattcagaagacaaagcatctccaaaactccaacatattctccattactacataacaagtaatctttaacccatgctctcttgtttattcgcaattcaactgataaacacaattgacttcctgactgagaattgcaagataaccatagattgcttcaaaccaacaatctccgtggaattcgacccttactcacgtaaggtattacttggacgacccagtgcacttgctggttagtggtacgagttgtgaaaagtgtgattcacaattcgtgcaccaagtttttggcgccgttgctggggattgtttgagtttgaacaactgacggtttattttgttgcttagattaggaaaatttttctttttagtttaaagtctcttattattgttcttggttacaaatatccttcttcaaaacaagtgttacatttactgcccaattggctagagcgttggtctaagtccgtggcagtttggtacactctttttaaaatctttttcaaaaataatattttctctattaaattttgtgccaaactttaagtttggtgttttcttgttgatttccctttgattttcgaaaattttagttggttttctaaaaattttaagtttggtgttccttggtgttttctctccaaaattttcgaaaactaggagcattggataaaaaaaaaaattttaaatcttgtgctattttattatttttctctttcctcactaaattcaaaaatatcttttctctctatttataaaacaaatt is from Arachis ipaensis cultivar K30076 chromosome B01, Araip1.1, whole genome shotgun sequence and encodes:
- the LOC110266096 gene encoding uncharacterized protein LOC110266096, which translates into the protein MPSRRYNQNRNVHARPIGGNGGRMRQDMGKRPQQAQMRPVCRQCRKEHGGRPCQLTSVICFSCGQPGHMAKDCPKKPVQGIDRPRQQGRVFAMTADNAMKSDSLIQGQCYVKSRLLTVLYDSGASHSFISETVAHELGLDFTMLDYNLIVRTPTSQNALTSQVCQQVPFVIEARTFIHDLVCLPLCGLDIILGLDWLSKHHVFLDCFKRIATFPSSEMHTEPVESCTFYLNSLRVISSNSGLEGYVLLSASSETNEQDLEQIRVVKEFPDVFSDDIPEFLPQREIEFSIDLVPGAGPISIAPYRMSPLELAELKKQLNELLGKKFIRPSVSPWGAPVLLVKKKDGGMRLCVDYRQLNKITIKNKYPLPRIDDLMDQLRGATVFSKIDLQSSYH